CATCATTCACTATCACTCTGTGTCGTGGAAACTCTGATGCTTCATGAAGCCTTCTTGCCCCTTCGATTGTGAGAGTGAAGAATCCATCCCTTGCGCGAAGAGTGGCAAGAAGTGTAGAATCAAGCAGTACCGAGCGTATCCTTCCCGTATTTTTTGAAACCGTGACTGCGGTCCCGTCCGGAAAAATATTCTCTCCAGTGCCTAGGCCGAACTGATAATCGGCAACACGTCTTACCTTTTTGATGTTATAATTCTCTATGATCTTAGGTATGCTCTCATTTTTTTGATCTCCGACATCCTCTGACGCGGTCAGTTCTTGCAATTCAAAAACATCTCCGATCGTTTTTCCGTCTTTCGAAGGATCATATGAGGAAACAACCTGCTCCACAGGGAATGTGCTCTCAAGCTCGACCGGGACGTAAATCCCGTTCCATGAAGCAAATATACTGCCATCTGCCTGTTGATATGTTCTGGCATATTCCGGGCCCATTGAGAATCCGGGTGATAGGTTGTAACCTTTGAGTACATAATTTTTTGCGCTTGATGCCGTAACCGCTTCCGAGAATTCTTTGAGTCTCTGTACAATTGGGTGATTCCTGCTGTAGTCATCGAAATAGAAAAATGTTGATTTTTTAGACAATTCCTGGAATTTCTCAAGCTCTTTTCTGTATTCCAGTATTTTTAGGAATGCCCTGAAAAGGAATGGATGAGTCCTTGCTTTTGACTCCGCATATTGCCACAGCGTCTGTTCGTAAATGCATTCCTTTATACTGCTGAGCTCATTGAATATGGCTTTAAGGTTATGCAGTGCAAGAGCCTCAAATCTGTCCTTTGAATTAAGCCCCTGGAGCTCCTTTATCGTATATCTGTCTCTAAGCGGGCTCCAGAATGGGAGAATTGAAATTTTAGAGAGTTCCTTTGAACCTGAAGGGAATAGCATGCGGTCATCTTTCGCATATTTTACGTAAGATGCAGAATCAAAAGCGTCAACACCCAGGAGGACAGAGAGCGCCATGAACATCGGATGCCCCCCACCAAACAGATGAACGGGCTTGGAGAAGTCCGATCGAATTTTCGAGTTTATGATTATTTCTGCAGTCAAATCATACCGGTATGATTCCATCAAGGGGACGACTCCACCAACAGGGAGGTATCCCGCCCGTGATTTGCTCATGAGTTCCGCTGAAAGGCGCCTGAGATCGGGAAACGTCGATCCCTGTATGGGCCCAGCCAAAATCGATGTTCCGAGATCACCGATTTCCTCAAGCCTCTTCTTCGTCTCGACTACAGCGTACTCTGCTTTCTCTCGCGAAAACCCCGGTTCAGAGAAAATGTCAAGGATCGTTATTATGTCGCTCCCTATCAGTTTTTGATAGTTTACAATGTCTTCGTTCGAATATTCAATGTCAGAATAAACATGTGACTGGAAAGTCCCAGAATCGGTCATTATTGGGCCATCGTAGTCAAGAAGGTAGTGCAATCCGTATTTCCTGGCAGCCTCGTCGAGTTTCGGTGTTCTCCTGATGATATATGAGTTAGTTATAAGGGCTTCTGCGCCCATGCCAGTCATCTGCTTTATCGTCAATACTGGGATGTTCGGGTTGATCACAGGCATGAACGATGGTGTCTCTACGGTCCCATGTGCAGTCTCAAATTTTGCAATTCTTGCAAGTCCGTCACGCTCTTCAACTTCCAGATCACCGATCATCTTCCGCCCATTCACTCCGCATAATAATAGTTGCCGCTCTCTTTCTGTTCCTTGTCGAGCCTGCTGTTCGGCTTGTTAATCCTGGGCCGCATTGTAAGGGCGTCCCTTCGGAACGTTATCTCTATCTCTTTAAGGAAGGCATTCATGCCCTGGGTCATCGGCATGGGCCCAAAAGCGTCTCCTTCAATGCCCTGGGTTCCCGTAAATATCATGAGCTCATCAGAAATGAGATCAATGAAGTAAACGTCATGATCGATGACCAATG
The genomic region above belongs to Thermoplasmatales archaeon and contains:
- the tgtA gene encoding tRNA guanosine(15) transglycosylase TgtA, with product MIGDLEVEERDGLARIAKFETAHGTVETPSFMPVINPNIPVLTIKQMTGMGAEALITNSYIIRRTPKLDEAARKYGLHYLLDYDGPIMTDSGTFQSHVYSDIEYSNEDIVNYQKLIGSDIITILDIFSEPGFSREKAEYAVVETKKRLEEIGDLGTSILAGPIQGSTFPDLRRLSAELMSKSRAGYLPVGGVVPLMESYRYDLTAEIIINSKIRSDFSKPVHLFGGGHPMFMALSVLLGVDAFDSASYVKYAKDDRMLFPSGSKELSKISILPFWSPLRDRYTIKELQGLNSKDRFEALALHNLKAIFNELSSIKECIYEQTLWQYAESKARTHPFLFRAFLKILEYRKELEKFQELSKKSTFFYFDDYSRNHPIVQRLKEFSEAVTASSAKNYVLKGYNLSPGFSMGPEYARTYQQADGSIFASWNGIYVPVELESTFPVEQVVSSYDPSKDGKTIGDVFELQELTASEDVGDQKNESIPKIIENYNIKKVRRVADYQFGLGTGENIFPDGTAVTVSKNTGRIRSVLLDSTLLATLRARDGFFTLTIEGARRLHEASEFPRHRVIVNDDSAPFNRKGYNVFFKFVIDKDPKIIAGNEVLVVDQEDNLLACGKSASSGWEMRNYRKGIAVKVLHSTSDMNSGSEISSDSARIVP